Part of the Nicotiana sylvestris chromosome 2, ASM39365v2, whole genome shotgun sequence genome, GACTTAATTTTCAACAAGGCAGAAACAGGTCTGTTGTCAGCAGCATTGTCTTTGGCATCACGGTCTGCGTGCCCGACGTTGTCTGcacgcgcggcgctgttggcatctgcctgtgGCTGGGcactggcgagggatatcggtggggcgacagaggcacatgcgtgcttgtcacttggcgcgaccaagaccacgAGGCCGTCCGTGACGCTATGCATtgggaggcttgctaggacgtCATAGGGCGCACCCAAGGGGTCATGAGgcatggctggaaagccgcccatgacaatacgagtccaaaatcatcatacgaatcatcaaaacaccaatcCGAGGTCATTTACCAAAAATGATGACCGTTGTCAACTCTAGTCATTTTTAAAGTCAAAAATTACATTTTCTTTAAAAGTTCACGTTTGACCACACACGCAAATTATAAATCATCAAATAGAGCTATGAAAAGTCTCGAACTTAAAAAGAAAAACTagtactcaaaacgaccagtcggatcgTTACCATACCATTATCAAATTTCAATTGATTTCTAGTATAAGATATATATAgagtgaaaaaaaaaataatgaagtCACTACTTAAGAAGTATGGCTGATTAAACTTCTCTTTAAATCTTGTATAATTTCATCACAAGTTGATCGGCATTGCTTGGGTAACAGACAAGTCGTCGATAATTGTGGTAACTTGTCCAAGATGAGTTCCCCATCCAAAGCCAATACTCTGCACATTCATTGAATCGTAAACAGGCCGGCAGACATAAACCAAAATTGCATGTATACGTGTCAGCATTGCACATTTACACTTGATGCTTTTtaaacatatatacatacatacctAATATAAAATTGTGTTACTAGTTTTTCAAATCTatatttatataaatattattGGAACTAAATGTATGTGGATCGCAAGTAACGTAGAAAAAGAGTTCCTCCATGATCCTATTAAAATACACTGTCATTGTACAAACCGACTAAATTCAAAATTTGGTCAAATGAGAAGGGCTTATTCATGGAACCCAAATCTTGTGTCAAAGATTTATGCAAAGCATAATTTATTAGGAGGAAATTTGATAAACAAAGAAGGGAAAAAGACAAGAACATATATACCCGTTGAATTTGCAAGCAATGTAGGAGTCCACAAATTGTTGAGTGCTCCGTAGGTTCAAACTCTGACAGAGCTTGTAATACTTCTGCAAATAATACTTCTGATGTTGGTTCTCCGCTAGAAAGAATTCACAATTAATTTCTTTAGAAAATGGAGTTATCTTTGTAAGAATCCTCCTATTAAGTTTCATTTGCCGCCTTATCTTTGACTCCTGTGCTTGTTTCCTCTCTTCTTCTGTTGAACAGAATATTGCTGATCTCAGGTGCGTACTTAACCCGAAATTCTGCATAATATACAGTACATGCCTGACGcctcatatatatgtatatatgtatatatatatatatatatatatatatatatatatatatatatatatatatatatattatatgtttaaacttctataaAATGGAATCAGAGAGAGTATTAAAGAGGAGATTAGATACTGACAAGGAAATGTTTATTGGTTGGATCATGAATTTCCCAGAAAATATCACAAAGAGATGTGTAAGAAACGACTCTCTTGTCATATGTGATCTTCACTGCTTCAGTATGACCTGTTCTTCCTTCAGACACCTCTCTATAGGAAGGTTTCCTTATATTTCCTCCACAGTAACCAGTTGCGGTTTTTACAACTCCTTCTACTCGACCATATGCAGCTTCTACATCATGGAACTTATCtgcaatttttcaaaaaaaacatACTTGGCACAGAATCAATAAAAAGAGACTGTAATTTTGACACATAAAAGATTATAAGAGCTAGGGTTTAGTAGAAATATGTCATTCGAGAAAGAGAGATGTATGTACCTCCAGCAAATATTGCATGACAGAGGAATTCTGCCGGAATATTGTTAGCAGTTAATAGAGTGTTATCTGAATCTTGAGCTTTGCTCTGTCCGAGTAACTTGAAGTAGCGCATAATTGAATAAATCTGTACTTAGTCAGAAGTCACAGAAGGAGATGAGTGGATGGCCTCTAATTTATGGAGATTATACCTTAGTCTTAAGGGAAGAGGGATGACACATGCATATGTACCAACAAAAAGCTGCTTAGTATGAACTACACAGCCTGATTCAACGCCACATTGAAAAGTGCCTAATTTAGAAAACCGTGTGGCTTGTGGTCAGAGCCGGAACGCTAGGTGTCATCTAATAATGTTTCACAAAAGTTTGCTTTATCTGTGTAaataatatataatttctaaaaataataatacttatatatgtatagcGACTAGACACACCTTGAAAATCAATAAAGTAAAATTTGTATGTTGATTTTTCCTTTTTCCAATAATGCccatgattttattttttttcattttgaggTGGTGTTAAATACATTAAATAAGCAGTAAATACAAGTTTATCATATATAAAACAATTAAAAGacataaaaacaaaaatacaCCAATTTGCATGTACAAATAagttttaaatgataatttaCAAATAATAAGTAATATAACATAAATTGTAACTCCATATGACACAAATAATAAAATTTAAAGGAAATATGAGCTAACAATTTTAATATATTACTTTAAATAGAATTAGTTTAAGCTAAAAAAGTAAAGGAAACGAAGCTAAATTAAGAAAACATGCGGCatatgcttatatatatatatatgccaagtTAGAACCCATGCATTCTATGGGGAATTGATCCCGCTTGACCATTGAGCCACCCTTCGCAATTGTGATAAGTGAGTTCATTCATATTAAATGTACATTTTTCAAGTGTAATTACATatgcaaaaaataattttttaatgaAGCGGATTGCTCCCATGTGAGTTCGCCCCTGTTGAAAATGATGCAAACGATATACTATCAATTTGAAATAGCACGTAAAATCTTAAAGAATCATAGTGCCATATTTATATAAATTAACTTACAAGTCGATAACAGACCAACACCAGTTGCGTAAATTTTTTAGTAAGAGGTATCATCCAATGCAGCTTCGCAAAGCTTTTCCTTATATCTAAATGatgtattttatttaaaaaataacaacaataataaacacAATATATTCCCATAaatggggtctgaggagggtagtgtgttcACAGACCTTATTCCTTTTCCGAAGGAGTAAAAAGATTGTTtttgaaagaccctcggctcaagaagacgaaaaagACAAGAAGAGAAGGAAAGGGACAATATACTAGTACCATCAAACAGAAACCAAAAGAAATAATAACAACATCATAAAAACTAGAAAatagttgaaatacaataaaaaaacgAGAAAATAAACCCCGATGCTATGAACAACGGAAGGATAGTGTGAACACAATATTAACCACTAGCAGTCGAAGGTCAACCCAATCAAACTAGCCTCACCCCCGGACTCGACTACGTCCTAAtttacaaccctaatactcgacttCCATACCTTTCTATCAAGGGTCATATCCTCGGAAATCTGCAGCAACGTCATGTCCCGTCTactcacctctccccaatacttcttaggcctacctctacCTATTCTCGTACCTGCCAAGTCCAAACGCTCGCACCTCCTCACCGGAGCATCAGGGCTCCTCCTCTGCCCGTGCCCGAACAACCTGAGCCTCgattcccgcatcttgtcatccataGGAGCCACGCACACCTTCTCctgaataacttcattcctaatcttatcctaAAAATGTATTCATCATCTTTAACAAAGTACGAATCATAAAAACTCGATAGGGGTCTAGTTTTACTCTATGAGAGACGAGGATGAGATCTTCCCTGGTATTACAATAGAAGGCAATTGATGAGGATTTTCTTGGAAGATAAAAGAGTAAAAGAAGGCAGACCTGAAAAAGAGGGCTTTCAGTGTGATCTTCATGAGTGTAGGGTCCAAATGTAGTTCTCTCCAAGTGTGGCCCTATAAGAATGGTGtagatttatttttgaaaataaaacatGCAGTATTTTCAGGATTTGTTGAATAGAACATGATGATTGAGAGGCACTGACGAGCGCAAAATACAACACGAAATTAATGTTCACTAGGTAAAGATAGTATAGTTATGATTATCGTCTCCACATGGATAGAATTTAAAAAATGTTTAATTTCTAGCTTAACGCTATTAAAGATGATTAACTCATTGACTGAGATAATGAATAACTAAAATTAACTATAAAACTAAAACAATTAAAAATTGATCACTGAAACAAAAGAGTTGAGCAATACAAAATATCAAAGGGGGGAATAAGGGTCgtgataggataggtgcaagatagcTATTTAGGATGCAAGATAGTTATTTGGGATCTAACTCTAGTTCAGTTCACTCTAATGTTCTAATGATTCTTACGAATTTACTCGATGATTAGTTCAAACGTGTAATTAAGATACCTCTCTCGATTAAATCTTAACTCCGTGAGGTGAACTAATATAAGCACTGCAAAAATATGCATGCATGCATTAATGGATTGGTTTTCAGAAAAAAAGTATTTAttctcctaacttgatttaaTCAAGAATTCAACAAGCTCTTTCGATTATTTAAGAGAATCACTGAATTAAACcaaataaaataatgcaagataaTCACCACAAtattcctctttcgattaaataaACTGGTGAATAAAGTTGCAAACAATTCAAAACTCCATAAACGAATTCAAGCACAAAACTAgagttaaaaaataaaaacacaaTATCTGTCAAATCCTAACGGAAACTACTCTATATTCATGGAGAAAATCATCACAAATAAAGTAGAATAATAAGAAATCATGAATTCAATCCAAACTCGGGTGTTCAGTTGAACCCACTTGCTCCTACGTGGATTCGCCCCTGTTGAAAATGATGCAAACGATATACTACTAATTTGAAATAGCACGTAAAATCTTAAAGAATCATAGTGCCATATTTATATTAACTTACAAGTCGATAACAGACCAATGCCAGCTATGTAAATTTTTTAGTAAGAGGTATCATCCAATGCGGCTTCGCAAAGGTTTTCCTTATATGTAAatgatgtattttattttaaaaaataacaacaacaacgaacACAGTATATTTCCATAAATGGGATTTGAgaagggtagtatgtacgcaaaccttattCCTTCCCCCAAAAATTAAAGAGGCtgttttcgaaagaccctcgactcaagaagACGGAAAATATGAGAAGAGAAAGAACGGGACAATATATTAGAACCATCAAGCAGAAACCAAAGAAATAATAACAACAtcataaaaattagaaaatagttGAAATGCAATAGCAAAACTAGAAAATAAGCCCTGATGCTATGAACAACGGAAGGATAGTGTGAACACAATATTAACCACTAGTGGTCTAAGGTCAACCCTATCAAACTAGCCTCACCCCCGGACTAGACTACGTCCTAACCTACAACCCACTCGACCttcacaccttcctatcaagggtcatgtcctagGAAATCTGCTGCAACGCCATGTcttgtctgatcacctctccccaatacttcttaggcacccctctacctcttctcgtacccgcCAAGGCCAAACGCTCGCACATCCTTACCGGAGCATAAGCGCTCCTCCTTCGCTCATGCCCGTGCCCGAACCgcctgagcctcgcttcccgcatcttctCATCCATAGGAGCCAGGCCCACCTTCTCCTGAATAactttattcctaatcttatccttAAGATGTCTTCATCATCTTCAATAAAGTACGAATCATAAGAACTCGATGGGGGTCTAGTTTTACTCTATAGGAGATTAGGATGAGATCTTCTCTAGTGTTACAAGGGTTATAGAAGGCAATTGATGAGGATTTTCCTAGAAGATGAAAGTGTAGCCTGCCCTGTatcctcaatacaccatcatcccCATTAGTGACCTCCTAAGCATCACCGTGCCCTAAGGACAAGCAGATGTGGGttatcatactgacgctccctgatacgatcataaagaaaAGACTaggagaccacacaagccaacacttGACTcgactcagaaatatccaatctcacaaactggctatcTAAGGATTGATCCAGCGCCATGGGCCTTTCTACTGTTGGTAGAtatgctaaactccccaaactctctgtccAGCGACTCAAAGCATCTGCCACTACATTGGATTTGCCAGGGTGGCACAGAAtgatgatatcataatccttaagcagctctaaccatctcctcttatgcaaattaagatccttctacttgaacagatgctgcaaactccggtgattagtgtagatctcacaagggacactatacaaatagtgcctccaaatcttcaaggcatgaacgaTAGCTGCTagctcaaggtcgtggacaggatagttcttttcatgcacctttagctgtctggatgcgtaggcaatcaccctacggtcctacatcaacaccgtgCCAAGGCCAACTCATGATTCATCACAATAaatagtataagaccccaaa contains:
- the LOC104230597 gene encoding uncharacterized protein; the protein is MRYFKLLGQSKAQDSDNTLLTANNIPAEFLCHAIFAGDKFHDVEAAYGRVEGVVKTATGYCGGNIRKPSYREVSEGRTGHTEAVKITYDKRVVSYTSLCDIFWEIHDPTNKHFLNFGLSTHLRSAIFCSTEEERKQAQESKIRRQMKLNRRILTKITPFSKEINCEFFLAENQHQKYYLQKYYKLCQSLNLRSTQQFVDSYIACKFNGVLALDGELILDKLPQLSTTCLLPKQCRSTCDEIIQDLKRSLISHTS